One segment of Castanea sativa cultivar Marrone di Chiusa Pesio chromosome 3, ASM4071231v1 DNA contains the following:
- the LOC142627358 gene encoding putative UDP-3-O-acyl-N-acetylglucosamine deacetylase 1, mitochondrial isoform X3 — MTLAAAFKSSKLTSWKSTGRLQQTVAGCIERTGNTLHSGEVSTVKLWPELAGKGRYFDFRSNLIPASVDFAEESPLCTTLHKDGFRIRTVEHLLSALEAAGVDNCRIELQNSDPKVCEVEVPIFDGSASEWVKAIEQVGLKVATDQCGNSCEKMAPYVNEPVHAWRKDSFVAAYPSQKVHITYGIDFPQVHAIGCQWFSSAPLDNYFYSKQIASSRTFCVYEQAWWFCLTLSYVQGGWKHYKEKFTVMEKNPEFKSRQASDIGQGGEQIVVEQMRNSGLIKGGSLDNAIVLPAKVG, encoded by the exons ATGACTCTCGCCGCTGCCTTCAAGTCCTCAAAACTCACCTCCTGGAAAtcc ACTGGCAGGCTTCAGCAAACCGTAGCTGGATGCATAGAGCGGACCGGGAACACTCTGCACTCCGGCGAGGTTTCCACCGTGAAACTTTGGCCGGAGCTCGCGGGAAAAGGGAGGTACTTCGATTTccggtcaaatttgattccggCCTCGGTCGATTTTGCCGAAGAATCGCCTCTGTGTACCACGCTTCACAAGGATGGGTTCAGAATTCGAACCGTTGAGCACTTGCTTTCGGCTTTGGAGGCCGCCGGTGTTGATAATTGCAGGATTGAGTTGCAGAATTCGGATCCTAAAGTTTGCGAGGTTGAG GTTCCCATTTTTGATGGCTCGGCAAGTGAATGGGTGAAGGCCATAGAACAAGTTGGGTTAAAGGTGGCCACAGATCAGTGTGGGAACAGTTGTGAAAAAATGGCACCTTATGTGAATGAACCAGTGCATGCGTGGAGGAAAGATTCTTTTGTTGCTGCATATCCTTCACAAAAGGTTCACATAACTTATGGGATTGACTTCCCACAG GTGCATGCTATTGGCTGTCAGTGGTTTTCTTCAGCACCCCTGGATAATTATTTTTACTCCAAGCAGATAGCTTCATCAAGAACCTTTTGTGTTTATGAGCAG GCATGGTGGTTTTGTTTGACACTGAGTTATGTTCAAGGTGGTTGGAAGCATTATAAAGAGAAGTTTACTGTTATGGAAAAAAATCCAGAATTTAAATCTAGACAAGCAAGTGACATAGGACAAGGGGGGGAACAAATTGTG GTGGAGCAAATGCGTAATTCTGGGCTCATAAAAGGGGGCTCACTGGACAATGCCATTGTTT TGCCAGCAAAGGTTGGTTGA
- the LOC142627358 gene encoding putative UDP-3-O-acyl-N-acetylglucosamine deacetylase 1, mitochondrial isoform X2, whose protein sequence is MTLAAAFKSSKLTSWKSTGRLQQTVAGCIERTGNTLHSGEVSTVKLWPELAGKGRYFDFRSNLIPASVDFAEESPLCTTLHKDGFRIRTVEHLLSALEAAGVDNCRIELQNSDPKVCEVEVPIFDGSASEWVKAIEQVGLKVATDQCGNSCEKMAPYVNEPVHAWRKDSFVAAYPSQKVHITYGIDFPQVHAIGCQWFSSAPLDNYFYSKQIASSRTFCVYEQVEQMRNSGLIKGGSLDNAIVCSASKGWLNPPLRFPDEPCRHKVLDLIGDLSLFAQFGSQGLPVAHIVAYKGGHTLHTDMVRQLSYNQEKI, encoded by the exons ATGACTCTCGCCGCTGCCTTCAAGTCCTCAAAACTCACCTCCTGGAAAtcc ACTGGCAGGCTTCAGCAAACCGTAGCTGGATGCATAGAGCGGACCGGGAACACTCTGCACTCCGGCGAGGTTTCCACCGTGAAACTTTGGCCGGAGCTCGCGGGAAAAGGGAGGTACTTCGATTTccggtcaaatttgattccggCCTCGGTCGATTTTGCCGAAGAATCGCCTCTGTGTACCACGCTTCACAAGGATGGGTTCAGAATTCGAACCGTTGAGCACTTGCTTTCGGCTTTGGAGGCCGCCGGTGTTGATAATTGCAGGATTGAGTTGCAGAATTCGGATCCTAAAGTTTGCGAGGTTGAG GTTCCCATTTTTGATGGCTCGGCAAGTGAATGGGTGAAGGCCATAGAACAAGTTGGGTTAAAGGTGGCCACAGATCAGTGTGGGAACAGTTGTGAAAAAATGGCACCTTATGTGAATGAACCAGTGCATGCGTGGAGGAAAGATTCTTTTGTTGCTGCATATCCTTCACAAAAGGTTCACATAACTTATGGGATTGACTTCCCACAG GTGCATGCTATTGGCTGTCAGTGGTTTTCTTCAGCACCCCTGGATAATTATTTTTACTCCAAGCAGATAGCTTCATCAAGAACCTTTTGTGTTTATGAGCAG GTGGAGCAAATGCGTAATTCTGGGCTCATAAAAGGGGGCTCACTGGACAATGCCATTGTTTGTAG TGCCAGCAAAGGTTGGTTGAACCCCCCACTGCGTTTCCCTGACGAACCGTGTCGCCATAAGGTCTTAGATCTTATTGGTGACCTTTCCCTTTTTGCACAGTTTGGCAGTCAAGGGCTTCCAGTGGCACATATAGTGGCATACAAG GGTGGCCATACGCTACATACTGATATGGTACGTCAGCTATCATACAATCAAGAGAAGATTTGA
- the LOC142627358 gene encoding putative UDP-3-O-acyl-N-acetylglucosamine deacetylase 1, mitochondrial isoform X1 — translation MTLAAAFKSSKLTSWKSTGRLQQTVAGCIERTGNTLHSGEVSTVKLWPELAGKGRYFDFRSNLIPASVDFAEESPLCTTLHKDGFRIRTVEHLLSALEAAGVDNCRIELQNSDPKVCEVEVPIFDGSASEWVKAIEQVGLKVATDQCGNSCEKMAPYVNEPVHAWRKDSFVAAYPSQKVHITYGIDFPQVHAIGCQWFSSAPLDNYFYSKQIASSRTFCVYEQAWWFCLTLSYVQGGWKHYKEKFTVMEKNPEFKSRQASDIGQGGEQIVVEQMRNSGLIKGGSLDNAIVCSASKGWLNPPLRFPDEPCRHKVLDLIGDLSLFAQFGSQGLPVAHIVAYKGGHTLHTDMVRQLSYNQEKI, via the exons ATGACTCTCGCCGCTGCCTTCAAGTCCTCAAAACTCACCTCCTGGAAAtcc ACTGGCAGGCTTCAGCAAACCGTAGCTGGATGCATAGAGCGGACCGGGAACACTCTGCACTCCGGCGAGGTTTCCACCGTGAAACTTTGGCCGGAGCTCGCGGGAAAAGGGAGGTACTTCGATTTccggtcaaatttgattccggCCTCGGTCGATTTTGCCGAAGAATCGCCTCTGTGTACCACGCTTCACAAGGATGGGTTCAGAATTCGAACCGTTGAGCACTTGCTTTCGGCTTTGGAGGCCGCCGGTGTTGATAATTGCAGGATTGAGTTGCAGAATTCGGATCCTAAAGTTTGCGAGGTTGAG GTTCCCATTTTTGATGGCTCGGCAAGTGAATGGGTGAAGGCCATAGAACAAGTTGGGTTAAAGGTGGCCACAGATCAGTGTGGGAACAGTTGTGAAAAAATGGCACCTTATGTGAATGAACCAGTGCATGCGTGGAGGAAAGATTCTTTTGTTGCTGCATATCCTTCACAAAAGGTTCACATAACTTATGGGATTGACTTCCCACAG GTGCATGCTATTGGCTGTCAGTGGTTTTCTTCAGCACCCCTGGATAATTATTTTTACTCCAAGCAGATAGCTTCATCAAGAACCTTTTGTGTTTATGAGCAG GCATGGTGGTTTTGTTTGACACTGAGTTATGTTCAAGGTGGTTGGAAGCATTATAAAGAGAAGTTTACTGTTATGGAAAAAAATCCAGAATTTAAATCTAGACAAGCAAGTGACATAGGACAAGGGGGGGAACAAATTGTG GTGGAGCAAATGCGTAATTCTGGGCTCATAAAAGGGGGCTCACTGGACAATGCCATTGTTTGTAG TGCCAGCAAAGGTTGGTTGAACCCCCCACTGCGTTTCCCTGACGAACCGTGTCGCCATAAGGTCTTAGATCTTATTGGTGACCTTTCCCTTTTTGCACAGTTTGGCAGTCAAGGGCTTCCAGTGGCACATATAGTGGCATACAAG GGTGGCCATACGCTACATACTGATATGGTACGTCAGCTATCATACAATCAAGAGAAGATTTGA
- the LOC142629407 gene encoding E3 ubiquitin protein ligase RIE1-like — MSSQSSSTATATATTAPEPQAPLLHPRQGSSDTATTRPTTLALLLGRATGRRGPSMLVRETAALQLEERRADWGYSKPVVALDIMWNVAFVVVSVAMLVWTLDEKPNTPIRLWICGYALQCGVHVVLVWVEYRRRNPQRAALRVRVGGDEESLSQQALEVGRIEGNDSEDEDDNGSFSPRSTVVKRCESVNTMASFLWWIVGFYWVVSGGDLLLRDAPRLYWLAVVFLAFDVFFAIFCVVLACLIGIALCCCLPCIIAILYAVAGQEGASEADLSILPKYRFRALSNEEKPTGGAGSMVPVETSSGYLAIERILLPEDAECCICLSSYEDGAELHALPCNHHFHSTCIVKWLKMNATCPLCKYNILKGSEQV; from the exons ATGTCATCGCAATCCTCctccaccgccaccgccaccgccaccaccgCGCCTGAGCCACAAGCTCCACTCCTCCACCCACGTCAGGGCAGCTCCGACACCGCGACCACCCGCCCCACCACTCTGGCCTTGCTCCTGGGCCGCGCCACGGGGCGGCGCGGCCCGTCCATGCTGGTGCGGGAGACGGCGGCGCTGCAGCTGGAGGAGCGCAGGGCCGACTGGGGTTACTCGAAGCCCGTGGTGGCTCTGGACATCATGTGGAACGTGGCGTTCGTGGTGGTCTCCGTGGCCATGCTGGTGTGGACCCTTGACGAGAAGCCCAACACGCCGATTCGCCTCTGGATCTGCGGCTACGCGCTGCAGTGCGGGGTGCACGTGGTGCTGGTTTGGGTCGAGTACCGGCGGAGGAACCCGCAGAGGGCGGCGTTGAGGGTTAGGGTTGGGGGGGATGAGGAGAGTCTGAGCCAGCAGGCGTTGGAGGTTGGGAGAATAGAAGGGAATGATAGTGAGGACGAAGACGATAACGGCAGTTTTTCGCCCCGGTCTAC TGTTGTTAAACGTTGTGAATCGGTGAATACGATGGCATCATTTCTTTGGTGGATAGTTGGCTTTTATTGGGTTGTCTCTGGTGGAGATTTACTTCTGCGAGATGCTCCACGTTTGTACTG GTTGGCTGTGGTGTTTCTGGCATTTGATGTCTTCTTTGCcatattttgtgttgttttggcATGTTTGATTGGGATTGCTCTCTGTTGCTGCCTGCCATGCATAATTGCAATTCTTTATGCTGTTGCAGGACAG GAAGGAGCATCAGAAGCAGATCTTAGCATCCTTCCAAAATACAGATTTCGAGCATTGAGCAATGAGGAAAAGCCTACTGGGGGAGCAGGGTCAATGGTTCCTGTGGAAACGAGTAGTGGATACTTGGCAATTGAACGTATACTTCTACCTGAGGACGCG GAATGTTGTATATGTCTCAGCTCATATGAGGATGGAGCAGAGCTCCATGCTCTTCCCTGCAACCATCATTTCCATTCTACGTGCATTGTGAAGTGGCTTAAGATGAATGCAACATGTCCACTCTGCAAGTACAACATTCTCAAGGGAAGTGAACAggtataa